In the genome of Flavobacterium panacagri, one region contains:
- a CDS encoding lipocalin family protein, with amino-acid sequence MKRILLAAFLIVLASCSDSSELIPDDTSGDINGVWILKAEYEGIRLPLSDCRLNENIAFEDNSVIMVKAEETGNSGCTLTTVEGIFSKTGTSLSIELTNEKVEYKIKELTKTKLYLIPANSTKAYVYERAE; translated from the coding sequence ATGAAAAGAATACTTTTGGCAGCTTTTTTAATAGTCTTAGCATCGTGCTCAGATAGTAGTGAACTAATACCCGATGATACATCTGGCGATATTAACGGAGTTTGGATTCTAAAAGCTGAATATGAAGGTATCCGACTACCTCTAAGCGATTGCAGACTGAATGAAAATATTGCTTTTGAAGATAATTCTGTTATTATGGTAAAAGCTGAGGAAACTGGAAATTCTGGATGCACTCTTACTACTGTCGAAGGTATTTTTTCTAAAACGGGTACAAGTTTATCTATTGAATTGACAAATGAAAAAGTAGAATATAAGATCAAAGAACTTACAAAAACTAAGCTTTATCTAATTCCAGCAAACTCAACAAAAGCCTACGTTTACGAAAGAGCAGAATAA
- a CDS encoding GNAT family N-acetyltransferase gives METIKLELDEKKHGAFNLYVDGKKLGEMTVSLKPDLLTVYHTGVEPEAEGKGYAKKLLEEMVSYVRANNLMVLPLCPYVHAQFKRHPDEYQDIWKK, from the coding sequence ATGGAAACGATAAAACTAGAATTAGACGAGAAAAAACACGGTGCTTTTAATCTTTATGTAGACGGCAAAAAACTAGGCGAAATGACTGTAAGCCTTAAACCAGATTTATTAACTGTTTATCATACGGGAGTTGAACCAGAAGCTGAGGGAAAAGGTTATGCGAAAAAACTTTTGGAAGAAATGGTGTCTTATGTACGAGCTAACAACTTAATGGTTTTACCGCTTTGTCCATATGTTCATGCACAATTCAAAAGACATCCAGACGAATATCAGGATATTTGGAAGAAATAA
- a CDS encoding alpha/beta hydrolase gives MNTEILTDGIPLDEAKKALILIHGRGASAHDILSIAKHLKVDDFALVAPQAENRTWYPYSFLAPLNENEPSFSKSLEAIHQVVVAIQQNGIEKENIYFLGFSQGACLALEFTARNAAKYGGVVAFTGGLIGDKVYENHYSGNFENTPIFIGTSDPDFHVPVERVNDSETLLTKMGADVTKKIYPNMGHTISKDEVDCANALIFNKK, from the coding sequence ATGAATACAGAAATCTTAACAGACGGTATTCCTTTAGACGAAGCTAAAAAAGCCTTAATCCTAATTCACGGCCGTGGTGCAAGTGCCCATGATATACTTTCAATTGCAAAACATCTTAAAGTGGATGACTTTGCATTGGTAGCGCCTCAAGCAGAAAACAGAACTTGGTATCCGTACTCTTTTCTTGCTCCTTTAAACGAAAATGAACCTTCTTTTTCAAAATCATTAGAAGCTATTCATCAAGTTGTGGTTGCTATACAGCAAAACGGAATCGAAAAAGAGAATATTTACTTTCTTGGGTTTTCACAGGGCGCTTGTCTTGCTTTGGAATTTACTGCTAGAAATGCAGCTAAATACGGAGGCGTTGTAGCTTTTACCGGCGGGCTAATTGGCGATAAAGTTTATGAAAATCATTATTCTGGAAACTTTGAAAATACGCCAATTTTCATTGGAACAAGTGATCCAGATTTTCATGTACCAGTTGAAAGAGTAAATGATTCTGAAACGCTTCTGACAAAAATGGGTGCAGATGTTACCAAAAAAATCTATCCGAATATGGGACATACCATTAGCAAAGATGAAGTTGATTGTGCAAATGCATTGATTTTTAATAAAAAATAA
- a CDS encoding ring-cleaving dioxygenase — protein MENTILGLHHITAIAGDAKRNFDFYSKILGLRFIKKTVNFDDPGTYHFYFGDEVGSAGTILTFFPWGAGIQQGRKGSGMATEIGYSVPKGSLDFWQKRFEQYNIIYNKPAEKFGEKYLTFLDPDGLKLELIESKTEDNRKAWETDEVKADVATKGFHNITLTLNDIKPTAAILTEIFGYKLIDQEVNRYRYATDAVENAAIVDLVELTDEKRGLNANGTVHHVAFRVKNDEVLMHFREKIEAYGLSITPQIDRQYFHSLYFREPGGVLFEIATDNPGFTVDESLEELGQNLKLPAQYEAHRKSIEDHLVKIN, from the coding sequence ATGGAAAATACAATTTTAGGATTACACCATATTACTGCAATTGCAGGGGACGCTAAAAGAAACTTCGATTTTTATTCCAAAATACTAGGACTACGTTTTATCAAAAAAACAGTAAACTTTGATGATCCAGGAACTTACCACTTTTACTTTGGCGATGAGGTTGGAAGTGCCGGAACAATCTTAACTTTTTTCCCTTGGGGAGCAGGAATCCAGCAAGGTCGAAAAGGTTCTGGAATGGCAACAGAAATTGGTTATTCTGTTCCAAAAGGAAGTCTTGATTTTTGGCAGAAACGTTTTGAGCAATACAACATAATTTACAATAAACCAGCTGAAAAATTCGGAGAAAAGTATCTTACTTTCTTAGATCCAGACGGTTTGAAATTAGAATTAATCGAATCTAAAACAGAGGATAACAGAAAAGCCTGGGAAACAGATGAGGTAAAAGCAGATGTTGCTACAAAAGGTTTTCATAACATTACTTTGACTTTAAACGATATTAAACCAACGGCTGCAATCTTAACCGAAATTTTTGGTTACAAATTGATCGATCAAGAGGTAAATCGTTACCGTTATGCTACAGATGCAGTAGAAAACGCTGCCATTGTCGACTTGGTAGAACTGACAGATGAAAAACGAGGTTTAAATGCTAATGGTACCGTTCATCACGTGGCATTTCGTGTAAAAAATGATGAGGTATTAATGCACTTCCGTGAAAAAATTGAAGCTTACGGATTATCGATTACGCCTCAGATTGACAGACAATATTTTCACTCTTTGTATTTCAGAGAACCGGGAGGTGTTTTATTTGAAATTGCTACTGATAATCCTGGATTTACAGTAGATGAAAGCTTAGAAGAATTAGGTCAAAACTTAAAACTTCCTGCTCAATACGAAGCACATAGAAAAAGCATTGAAGATCATTTGGTTAAAATTAATTAA
- a CDS encoding type I glyceraldehyde-3-phosphate dehydrogenase, translating to MAKIALYGFGRIGRQFLRIALKNNLFVPEVIADIQDIDLLGALFSVDSNYGRWHEEVKTADENFIIGDRKILYKNSKLDIPDWKALGVDLVVDCTGRATNRENAQKHIDKGAKYVLVSAPSKSLADCDAVLLKGINLDEFNATNHKIISMGSCTTNALAAVVKVIQDNFGIEYGLFSTVHSYTNTQSLTDQPMKDRRDSWAAAENIIPSSSGAAKALQFIWSDLKITGKAYRVPTKTGSIAELNLVTTKDCSVEEVNDAFRKAAKEGLLKGVLDVLEEQWSSARIVGDPHSSIIDLPLTTKQGNLLSVAAWYDNEWGFANRLAEVAQYISTKI from the coding sequence ATGGCAAAAATAGCATTATACGGATTTGGCCGAATCGGAAGACAATTTCTCCGCATAGCCCTAAAAAACAATCTTTTTGTTCCTGAAGTCATCGCTGACATTCAAGATATAGATTTGCTCGGAGCGCTTTTCAGTGTCGACTCGAACTACGGAAGATGGCACGAAGAGGTAAAAACAGCAGATGAAAATTTTATAATTGGAGACAGAAAAATTCTGTACAAGAATTCTAAACTGGATATTCCAGATTGGAAAGCTTTAGGAGTTGATCTAGTTGTAGATTGTACTGGCCGTGCAACAAACAGAGAAAATGCTCAAAAACACATCGATAAAGGAGCAAAATATGTCTTAGTAAGTGCACCAAGTAAATCCTTAGCCGATTGTGATGCTGTACTTTTAAAAGGGATTAATCTAGATGAATTTAATGCTACAAATCATAAAATCATAAGCATGGGAAGCTGTACAACAAATGCTTTAGCGGCTGTTGTGAAAGTAATTCAAGACAATTTCGGAATTGAATACGGTTTATTCTCAACGGTTCACTCCTACACCAATACACAATCATTGACAGACCAGCCAATGAAAGACAGACGCGATTCTTGGGCAGCGGCAGAAAATATAATTCCGTCATCTTCCGGAGCAGCAAAAGCGCTACAGTTTATCTGGAGTGATTTAAAAATTACTGGAAAAGCCTATAGAGTTCCAACTAAAACAGGAAGTATTGCCGAATTAAATCTGGTGACAACCAAAGATTGTTCTGTAGAAGAAGTGAATGATGCTTTTAGAAAAGCGGCTAAAGAAGGGTTATTAAAAGGTGTTTTAGATGTTTTGGAAGAGCAATGGAGTTCTGCTAGAATTGTTGGAGATCCGCATTCTTCTATTATTGATTTGCCACTTACAACAAAACAAGGAAATTTACTTTCTGTAGCAGCTTGGTATGATAACGAATGGGGATTTGCCAACCGACTTGCAGAAGTTGCGCAATACATTTCGACGAAAATATAA
- a CDS encoding RagB/SusD family nutrient uptake outer membrane protein translates to MKNQNIVYKILISGLLLLGTGCTNLDETVYDKITAEGTTLTEEDLTSIIAPAYTSFRGIFWNWDGLHDLYEESSDCLVTPQRNGIGWGDYYITMHLHTWGSTLPHAEGNWSYMYTGVNSVNRAIYQIEQIEGIANKDKVIQELKALRAIYYYLLLDNFRNVPIVTSFINPPGYLPVQNTGKEVYDFVESELKTALPFLSEENNTETYGKVTKWAVKMTLAKLYLNAQVYIGTPKYNEALAEVNEIIASGKFSLATNYADNFKIKNEGSPEEILSIPFDQVKTGGSYWPFKSLAAPSQATFEMSGGPWNGTGGIPQFIDTYDPDDQRLKDCWLGGKQYTSKGEPIMVDGKQFEYINFMTNVNGCEPNEGYRLVKYEIGTGDIGQTSNDVPFYRYTDALMIKAECLLRNGDADGAATIVSQIRQRDFKNTNPAKATVSGAKLSGGSVYKYGTYASGVITKLEGGADIQYGGFLDELAWEFIGEAHRKQDLIRFGVFTKKSWFTHTPNGDFRSILPIPQSVRDTNSNLQQNPGYN, encoded by the coding sequence ATGAAAAATCAAAATATAGTATATAAAATCCTTATTTCTGGCTTGCTTCTTTTGGGAACTGGCTGTACCAATTTGGACGAGACAGTTTATGACAAAATAACTGCTGAAGGGACAACGCTTACTGAAGAAGATTTGACGAGTATTATTGCGCCAGCTTATACTTCATTTAGAGGAATTTTTTGGAACTGGGATGGTTTGCATGATTTGTATGAAGAATCGTCTGACTGTTTAGTAACGCCACAGCGAAATGGAATTGGCTGGGGAGATTATTATATCACCATGCACCTCCATACTTGGGGCTCTACGCTTCCTCATGCAGAAGGTAACTGGAGTTATATGTATACAGGTGTAAATAGTGTGAATAGGGCAATATATCAGATAGAACAGATTGAAGGTATTGCAAATAAAGATAAAGTAATTCAGGAACTAAAAGCATTAAGAGCGATTTATTACTATTTACTGCTAGATAATTTTAGAAATGTTCCTATTGTAACTTCTTTTATAAATCCTCCAGGCTATCTGCCAGTACAGAATACAGGGAAAGAAGTATATGATTTTGTTGAAAGCGAATTGAAAACTGCACTGCCATTTTTAAGTGAAGAAAACAATACAGAAACTTATGGAAAAGTTACAAAGTGGGCAGTTAAGATGACTTTGGCTAAATTGTATTTAAATGCACAAGTTTATATTGGTACTCCTAAATATAATGAAGCTTTAGCAGAGGTTAATGAAATTATAGCCAGTGGAAAATTTAGTTTGGCAACTAATTACGCTGATAATTTTAAAATTAAAAATGAAGGTTCTCCAGAAGAAATATTATCAATTCCTTTTGATCAGGTAAAAACAGGAGGAAGTTACTGGCCTTTTAAATCATTAGCAGCACCAAGTCAGGCAACATTTGAAATGAGCGGTGGCCCTTGGAATGGAACTGGAGGAATTCCTCAATTTATTGATACGTACGATCCAGATGATCAAAGATTAAAAGATTGTTGGTTAGGAGGTAAACAATATACAAGCAAAGGAGAGCCGATAATGGTAGATGGTAAACAATTTGAGTATATCAATTTCATGACAAACGTAAACGGCTGTGAACCTAACGAAGGATACAGATTAGTTAAATATGAAATTGGTACCGGAGATATAGGACAAACCAGTAATGATGTGCCTTTCTACAGATATACTGATGCTTTGATGATTAAAGCAGAATGTTTGTTAAGAAATGGAGATGCTGATGGAGCGGCTACTATTGTTTCTCAAATCAGACAAAGAGATTTTAAAAATACAAATCCTGCTAAAGCTACTGTTAGTGGAGCAAAACTTAGTGGAGGAAGCGTTTACAAATATGGAACTTATGCTTCTGGTGTTATTACCAAGTTAGAAGGTGGTGCTGATATTCAATATGGAGGTTTCTTAGACGAACTTGCTTGGGAATTTATTGGAGAAGCTCATAGAAAACAGGATTTAATACGATTTGGAGTATTTACTAAAAAATCATGGTTTACTCACACGCCAAATGGTGATTTCAGAAGTATTTTACCGATACCACAGTCTGTAAGAGATACCAACAGTAATCTGCAGCAAAATCCAGGTTACAATTAA
- a CDS encoding SusC/RagA family TonB-linked outer membrane protein, whose amino-acid sequence MNFTNHSVLQNFGNKLLKKKLGFTLFFLLIFFTSVAQTKIQGSIKDIHGVPISGVSIMEKNTSNNGVLSDFDGNFQMTLQKPNSKLVVSYVGFASQEVTVSGNKVDVVLIENTEQLADVVVVGYGTQKKSRVTSAIASIKEKDFTRGAIRDASDLIKGKVAGLTISNGSGDPSAAPNISLRGVSSLKGGSAPLVLINGVPGGIDTVSPNEIASIEVLKDASAAAIYGTRGANGVILITTKTVNKEIQPTMTYSAFTTVANFAKKANFLDAAGLRSLLAQGTKMPFTDEGATTDWLGEISRSSFAQNHNLDLKGGTAKTNYVANLNYVDQTGVFNGTFNKEYRFSFDVNHTMFNDKLKINLNLLNGTQKMGISPGTAGYAYRQAMIRNPTAPVYKPDGTYAETNRFQYYNPVAILNETKQDRQSTWQRFTANITLDLLPGWDVSALLAKNKNTGLDGYSETKKHYSNTINGRNGVASRSTGQTDRDYVELTSKYNKKLDKHEFTLLGGYSYQYTVNEGFSASNFDFPTDAFSYNNLGAGNALSDGKASMASYKNDDKLIGFFGRANYNFNNKYDLLFSIRREGSSKFGENHKWGNFPAASAGWSINKESFLNNVSAINNLKIRAGYGVTGVIPGESYLSQTLYNYDGYFFNDGKWVKGLVPASNPNPDLRWEKTAEVNVGIDFGFFNNRISGSFDVYSKKTSDMLWDYAVPTPPYLYSSITANVGKMENKGFEILLNTIPVKTENFMWNSSMTFSHNKNKLTSLSNDLYSIDRNFINTGDTGDPISFTTHRLEVGQSIGNYWGLKSVDITTDGKWIIETADGTRKTLTPDLYNDANKQYLGNGIPNYVAGWTNTFTYKKFDLSIVMTGAFDFQILNSQRMFYENPTINYNMLSSAFDKVYDKAVLNYNQTYVSYYLEQGDYAKLDNVTLTYNFDVKPYKFISAMRVYASANNLAVITKYKGLDPEIARDNVLSQGIDNRDKYPTTRGFTLGLNVTF is encoded by the coding sequence ATGAATTTTACTAACCATTCAGTATTGCAAAATTTTGGAAATAAACTGTTAAAGAAAAAGTTGGGATTTACCCTTTTTTTTCTCTTAATATTTTTTACTTCCGTTGCACAAACAAAGATTCAAGGTTCCATAAAAGACATTCATGGAGTTCCGATTTCAGGAGTTTCAATTATGGAAAAAAATACATCTAATAATGGTGTATTGTCAGATTTTGATGGTAATTTCCAGATGACACTTCAAAAACCAAATTCTAAGTTGGTTGTTTCCTATGTCGGATTTGCATCTCAGGAAGTTACAGTTTCAGGTAATAAAGTAGATGTAGTGCTAATCGAAAATACGGAACAATTAGCCGATGTTGTTGTAGTTGGATACGGTACTCAAAAGAAATCGAGAGTTACAAGTGCTATTGCCAGTATTAAAGAAAAAGATTTTACAAGAGGAGCAATCAGAGACGCTTCGGATCTTATAAAAGGAAAAGTTGCTGGTTTAACCATTAGCAATGGTTCTGGAGATCCTTCTGCAGCGCCCAATATATCATTGCGCGGGGTATCTTCTTTAAAAGGCGGATCAGCTCCTTTAGTTTTAATCAACGGAGTACCTGGTGGAATTGATACTGTTTCTCCAAATGAAATTGCCTCTATAGAGGTTTTGAAAGATGCATCGGCTGCAGCTATTTATGGAACAAGGGGGGCTAATGGTGTGATTTTGATTACAACAAAGACTGTCAATAAAGAGATACAGCCAACCATGACGTATTCTGCTTTTACAACGGTGGCTAATTTTGCAAAGAAAGCTAATTTCTTAGATGCCGCGGGATTAAGAAGTTTACTGGCGCAGGGAACTAAAATGCCTTTTACAGATGAAGGTGCTACTACAGATTGGTTAGGTGAAATTTCAAGAAGCAGTTTTGCTCAAAATCATAACTTAGACCTTAAAGGAGGAACTGCAAAAACTAACTATGTAGCGAATTTAAATTATGTAGATCAAACAGGAGTTTTTAATGGTACGTTTAACAAGGAGTATAGATTTTCATTTGATGTTAATCATACGATGTTCAATGACAAATTAAAAATTAATTTGAACTTATTGAACGGAACACAAAAAATGGGAATTTCTCCAGGTACAGCAGGTTATGCCTATAGACAAGCCATGATTAGAAATCCTACTGCTCCAGTTTACAAACCTGATGGAACATATGCAGAAACCAATAGATTTCAATATTATAATCCAGTTGCTATCTTAAACGAGACAAAACAGGACAGACAAAGTACTTGGCAGAGGTTTACTGCTAACATAACTTTGGATTTGTTACCAGGATGGGATGTAAGTGCTTTGCTTGCCAAAAATAAAAATACTGGATTAGATGGTTATTCTGAAACTAAAAAACACTATTCGAACACCATAAATGGAAGAAATGGAGTCGCTTCAAGAAGTACTGGCCAAACCGATAGAGATTATGTTGAACTTACTTCTAAGTATAATAAAAAATTAGATAAGCACGAATTTACGCTATTGGGAGGTTATAGTTATCAATACACGGTGAATGAAGGTTTCTCTGCTTCTAACTTTGATTTCCCAACAGACGCTTTTTCATATAATAATTTAGGAGCGGGTAATGCATTGTCTGATGGAAAAGCATCTATGGCAAGTTACAAAAATGATGATAAATTGATAGGTTTCTTCGGAAGAGCGAATTACAATTTTAATAATAAATATGATCTTTTGTTTAGTATCAGAAGAGAGGGTTCTTCTAAGTTTGGGGAAAATCATAAATGGGGTAATTTCCCTGCAGCTTCAGCAGGATGGAGCATTAATAAAGAGTCTTTTCTTAACAATGTTTCAGCTATTAATAATTTAAAAATAAGAGCAGGTTATGGTGTTACGGGGGTAATTCCTGGCGAATCTTATTTGTCTCAGACTTTGTATAATTATGATGGGTATTTCTTTAATGACGGTAAATGGGTAAAAGGATTAGTTCCTGCAAGTAACCCTAATCCAGATTTACGCTGGGAAAAAACAGCAGAGGTGAATGTAGGTATTGATTTTGGATTTTTTAATAACAGAATCAGCGGAAGCTTTGATGTTTACAGTAAAAAAACAAGCGATATGTTGTGGGATTATGCTGTTCCAACACCTCCATATTTATATTCTAGCATTACAGCAAATGTTGGAAAAATGGAAAACAAAGGTTTTGAAATTCTCCTGAATACAATTCCGGTTAAGACCGAAAATTTTATGTGGAATTCTTCTATGACTTTTTCACACAATAAAAATAAGTTAACAAGTCTTTCAAATGATTTGTATAGTATTGACAGAAACTTTATTAATACTGGAGATACTGGAGATCCAATCTCTTTTACAACGCATAGATTAGAAGTTGGCCAATCTATTGGAAATTATTGGGGATTAAAATCTGTTGACATTACTACTGATGGAAAATGGATTATCGAAACCGCTGATGGAACTAGAAAAACTCTGACACCAGATTTATACAATGATGCTAACAAACAATATTTAGGTAACGGAATACCAAATTACGTTGCTGGTTGGACGAATACCTTTACCTACAAAAAGTTTGATTTAAGCATTGTAATGACGGGAGCTTTTGATTTTCAGATATTAAATTCTCAGCGTATGTTTTACGAAAATCCTACGATCAATTATAACATGTTGAGTTCTGCATTTGATAAAGTTTACGATAAAGCGGTTTTAAATTATAATCAAACATACGTTAGTTATTATCTAGAACAAGGAGATTATGCAAAACTTGATAACGTTACACTGACTTACAATTTCGATGTCAAGCCATATAAGTTTATCAGTGCAATGCGTGTTTATGCTTCAGCAAATAATTTGGCTGTAATTACAAAATATAAAGGTTTGGATCCTGAGATTGCAAGAGATAATGTTTTGTCACAAGGAATAGACAATAGAGACAAATATCCAACAACAAGAGGTTTTACTTTAGGTTTAAACGTAACTTTTTAA
- a CDS encoding M61 family metallopeptidase: MNHLSAQNRKGNLFVFLILSFVFLGIAPSAVSQTKSPVLQYVVSMPNTENHYFHVELYCSGWQEETIDFKMPNWMPGYYQLMNYSKMVENFAAKSDNKNIAVKKLNENSWQIKTQKNKPFTLSYDVKADKQFVANSYLDASHAYIIPNSLFVYINEHINTPVSVKIKGIKKGFKIATGLEPIAGKTNEFTATDFDILYDCPILIGDLEELPSFKVNGIEHRFIGYKIGDFDKVKFMDNLKKVVESAVAIIGDIPYKQYTFIGIGPEQGGIEHLNNTTVSFDGSDLDKPEAMNRMMSFLAHEYFHHYNVKRIRPFELGPFDYDKGSKTNLLWVSEGLSVYYEYLIVKRAGLVTDQTLFQNLESGINAFENSPGRAFQSLTQASFETWSDGPFGKQGENAANSISYYEKGPAVGLVLDFAIRKATQNQKSLDDVMRFLYWEYYKKMQRGFTDAEFQESCEKMAECSLKNVFEYVYTTKPIDYNNYLKYAGLELKEDLDPVSKNRKFSFQILQSSTDDQRKVLRSWLEK, encoded by the coding sequence ATGAACCATTTATCAGCACAAAACAGAAAAGGAAACTTATTTGTTTTTCTAATTTTATCTTTCGTTTTTTTAGGAATTGCTCCATCTGCAGTTTCACAAACGAAATCTCCAGTTTTGCAGTATGTGGTTTCAATGCCTAATACTGAAAATCATTATTTTCATGTGGAATTATATTGCAGTGGCTGGCAGGAGGAAACTATAGACTTTAAAATGCCGAATTGGATGCCAGGTTATTATCAGTTAATGAATTACAGTAAAATGGTAGAAAATTTCGCTGCAAAGTCTGATAATAAAAATATAGCCGTTAAAAAGTTGAACGAAAACAGTTGGCAGATTAAGACGCAAAAGAATAAACCATTCACTTTAAGTTATGATGTAAAAGCCGATAAACAGTTTGTAGCCAATAGTTATCTCGATGCATCGCATGCTTATATAATTCCAAATAGTTTGTTTGTCTATATTAATGAACATATTAATACGCCAGTTTCTGTAAAAATTAAAGGAATAAAAAAAGGCTTTAAAATTGCAACAGGCTTAGAACCAATTGCGGGAAAAACAAATGAATTTACAGCCACTGATTTTGATATTTTATATGATTGTCCAATCCTAATTGGAGATTTAGAAGAATTACCCTCTTTTAAAGTTAACGGAATCGAACACCGTTTTATAGGTTATAAAATAGGCGATTTTGATAAAGTAAAATTTATGGACAATCTGAAAAAGGTTGTCGAATCGGCTGTAGCCATTATTGGGGATATACCGTATAAACAATATACGTTTATTGGAATTGGGCCGGAGCAAGGAGGCATCGAACATCTTAATAATACAACGGTTAGTTTTGATGGTTCTGATTTGGATAAACCGGAGGCAATGAACAGAATGATGAGTTTTTTGGCTCATGAATATTTTCATCATTACAATGTTAAAAGAATCAGACCTTTTGAATTGGGGCCTTTTGATTATGATAAAGGAAGCAAAACAAATTTATTGTGGGTGAGCGAAGGCTTATCTGTTTATTATGAATATCTAATTGTAAAGAGAGCTGGACTTGTAACGGATCAGACTTTATTTCAAAATTTAGAAAGTGGGATTAATGCGTTTGAGAATTCTCCAGGAAGAGCATTCCAATCTTTAACTCAAGCAAGTTTTGAAACTTGGAGCGATGGGCCTTTTGGAAAGCAGGGAGAAAATGCTGCTAACTCTATTTCTTACTATGAGAAAGGGCCAGCTGTTGGTCTTGTTTTAGATTTTGCTATTCGTAAAGCAACACAAAATCAAAAATCATTAGATGATGTGATGCGTTTTTTATATTGGGAATATTATAAAAAAATGCAGCGTGGTTTTACCGATGCTGAATTTCAAGAATCCTGCGAAAAGATGGCAGAATGTTCGTTAAAGAATGTTTTCGAATATGTTTATACTACAAAACCAATTGATTATAATAATTATTTAAAATATGCAGGTTTAGAATTGAAAGAGGATTTAGATCCAGTTTCCAAAAACAGAAAATTTTCTTTTCAGATTTTGCAGTCAAGTACTGATGATCAAAGGAAAGTACTACGCAGTTGGTTAGAAAAGTAG